Within the Platichthys flesus chromosome 16, fPlaFle2.1, whole genome shotgun sequence genome, the region TGTTGACCtggaagctgtttgtgtttcagggttagggttaggctccTTGTTGACCtggaagctgtttgtgtttcagggttagggttagggttaggctccTTGTTGACCtggaagctgtttgtgtttcagggttagggttagactcCTTGTTGACCtggaagctgtttgtgtttcagggttagggttagggttaggctccTTGTTGACCtggaagctgtttgtgtttcagggtgacatcacagcagcagaatgtTCGGTCCAGCACACGGTTCTTCAGTGTGAGCTGGGGAACCCGTTCAAGAGCAACCACAAGGTAAACAATGTTCTACTAATCCTGACAGTGTAGTATTACTGCTCCTACTAGTACCACTGTCTGTAGTATTGtctattttacttttaatgtcTGTACTGTCTGACGTATTGTCTGTACTGTTCATACTATCTGTAATACTGTCTGCAGTACTGTCACTACTGTCTATGATGCTGTCTGCAGTGTGTGAAGTAATATCTGTAACACTGTCTGTTGTACTTTGTGTAGTACTGTCTCCAGTGCAGTTTGTAGTACTGTGTGTAGTTCTTTCTGTAGCagtatttgtactttgtgtAGTACTTAATTACTGTCTGTAATATTTGtctgtactgtgtgtactgtgtgtactaaTACTTGATCTCTGTCTGGTTCAGGTTCAGTTGTTCATCATATTTCAAACATCTGACatcagtttggaaacaagagaAATTCAGACTTTGCTGCAGCTGTCAAcgtaacatacacacacacagacacacacagacacacagagatgcacagACGCACACCTGTATGAACAGATGTTGTATGTCTGTCTCTTCAGTCTCAGTGAACAAcatctgtctcctgtctctgtctccatgtGGGTGGAATATTCACTGCAGACGTCCCTTACACTGTAAGTTCAATCAATTTAAATCAATCAGGTTAGAGATTCTATTAATCAAAGTGAAAGTTTTTAGTTTAAATGTCACAACATGAACTTTAACCTCTGCCCTTTGACCTGATTTGCTGATTTTATCCTGACAGAATCAGTTCACCAGGCCCCGCCTCCTTCAGTGGTCATGTGATCGGTGAATCGGCCTCAAAGAAGACAGAGGACGTCGGCAGTTTGCTGCTCTTCACCTTCAAGGTTCATATAAGACCCAACGCGTTAATAACGCTTCAAAACGAGGGCGTGACCTGTGACCTTCTCTCATAGGTGCATGTCAACGGGAAGCCACTGGGTAACCACGGCAACCTGGAGGTGGAGTTTAATTGGCCGAGTCTTCTGTCCAATGGGAAGTGGCTGTTGTACCTCACAGAGATCCGAGTGCACGGCACATCCGAGCCTCGCTGCAATCCGCCCGATGACATCATCAACCCTCTCAACCTTGTGGTAACCATGACAACAGCAGCCTGACATTGGAGAAGCTTCAGATAAAGTTGATTCTTTACAAACTTCAACTTTTCAGGAAATAATTGTTCAGAATTGGTTTATTtccaagcaggtttacacattCAAGGACTttgctctggtgtgtgtgtgcaaagagCAAACAACATtgaatatcaaaatataaacaCCAGGGAAGGGATTATGCAAAACGTTGTGAAacacttaaaggggacatatcatgaaaatctgaggagggctgttttagacagtgTAACAAGGTGCtgtttaaatgatccttgtggtattttgaccacaatatgttacagtcatttcattaagaccccaaggaaccatatcaactgtggtaaaatgggcataatatgtcccctttaagcgttgattgttcttcctgtttgttcagctgccaatggagaagaggaaggggagcGGTGTGGAGGAGAACAGGGGGAGGAGTctagaggaagagaaaaagagaagtgaTAAAACTCaacccatcctcctcctgcatcaACAGAAGAGAAAGTCGTACACTCTGGTACTAATCATTTTAACTCACCATGCAGTACTGCAGTTAAATCCATAGGGGCGCTGCAGAGTTGAGCAAAAACAAATTCACCTGGTTGTGTAAATCTGTTCAAATTATTTTAGACAAAAATAATTCATCCGctataaataaaatggtttTGAGCTCAGtttatataaagaaatatatatttatatataaatatatgtgtgtgtctgtgtgttgacaggACTGTGTTCATGGAGCCAAATGTGTGACGTTTGTTTGTCCGTTAATCAACATGAAAAACTCTGCAACCCTGAGCGTGAGAGCAAGAATCTGGAACTCAACCATGATCGAGGTAAAGTTCACACTGCATATAAACACACTAAGTGACTGTATAAAAATCTGTTATATatctatttcattttgtttaaatttattttgaattctgAGTAAAATCTATCATTGACAGAAATGAACAGTGAAATCAAATCTCCATaatgagtttatttattttaggattACAGCGATGCCAGGAGTGTGTTGGTTCGAGGTCGGGCAACCCTGAAGCTGCGGAGTAACAAACACACCATCAACATCGGGTCTCCCAGCACTGAGGTAACAGAATAGTGCTGGTAGCGCCTCCTATGGGTTGCacaaaaaggggggaaaaaatccaTTTGTCCatgtttttagtttcttttgTCACATCTTCCTCTGCAGATTGAGGTACACATTTACCCAGACCTGGGGCAACAGGTGGACTCCAGCGCTCCCTGGTTTATCATCGGGGTGTCCATGGTGGCTGGAATCTTACTGCTGGCTCTGATCTGCCTGGTGCTCTTGAAGGTAAACTAAAGAGCTCTGCCTGGTTTTAGTTGTAGGATCCACTACAGCCCAAACAAGGAGTACTCACAAAATACTTGATGTAATTTTGTGACGTGATTTTTATTCTCAGAATTCTTGTATCcataaaatgatgaatttgtTATCACAGCATGTTGGTAAAGTGCTGTTGTGTCCCCCCCTGCTGTCCAGTGTGGGTTCTTCAGGAAGGCCAGCACCAGAGAGCTGTACGAGGCAAAGTCGCAGACGGCTCACGTGAAGGAGTCGGAGTCCGAGAGCCTGAGCGAGGAGCTCTGAGTCTGGGCACCATGCTGGAAGAGAGCCCTGTAGTAAGGACCAGCTGCAGACCGCCTGCTTACTGACTACTTTACATACTGACTGGTTTCCTTACTGACTGGTTAACTTACTGCCTGGTTAACTTACTGACTGGTTAACTTACTGACTGTTTAACTTACCGCCTGGCTAACTTACTGCCTGGTTAACTAGCTGCCTGGTTAACTTACTGACTGGTTAACTTACTGCCTAGCTAACTTATTGCCTAGCTAACTTACTGACTGGTTAACTTACTGCCTGGTTAACTTACTGACTGGCTAACTTACTGACTGGTTAACTTACTGCCTGGCTCACTTTCTGCCTGGTTAACTTACTGAATGGCTAACTTACTGACTGGCTAACTTACTGACTGGCTAACTTACTGCCTGGTTAACTAACTGACTGGTTAACTTACTCCCTATTTAACTTACTGCCTAGCTAACTTACTGCCTGGCTAAGAAACTGCCTGGTTAACTTACTGCCTGGCTCACTTACTGCCTGGTTAACTTACTGCCTGGCTAACTTACTGCCTGGTTAACTTATTGACTGGTTAACTTACTGACTGGTTAACTTACTCCCTATTTAACTTACTGCCTAGCTAACTTACTGCCTGGCTCACTTACTGCCTGGCTAACTTACTGCCTGGTTAACTTACTGCCTGGCTCAATTACTGCCTGGTTAACTTACTGCCTGGTTAACAAACTGGCTGGTTAACTAACTGCCTGGTTAACTTACTGCCTGGTTAACTTACTGCCTGGTTAACAAACTGGCCGGTTAACTTACTGCCTGGTTAACTTACTGCCTGGCTCAATTACTGCCTGGTTAACTTACTGCCTGGCTCACTTACTGCCTGGCTAACACACTGCCTGGTTAACTTACTGCCTGGCTCAATTACTGCCTGGTTAACTTACTGCCTGGCTAACTTACTGCCTGGCTCAATTATTGCCTGGTTAACTTACTGCCTGGCTCACTTACTGCCTGGCTAACACACTGCCTGGTTAACTTACTGCCTGGCTCAATTACTGCCTGTTTAACTTACTGCCTGGCTCAATTACTGCCTGGTTAACTTACTGCCTGGCTCACTTACTGCCTGGCTAACACACTGCCTGGTTAACTTACTGCCTGGCTCAATTACTGCCTGGTTAACTTACTGCCTGGTTAACTTACTGCCTGGTTAATTTATGTCAACCTGCTTCTGATCGATCAGTTTTTCAATAACAAACTTTGATGAGTTTCTTCAGATTTacagtgaaatgttttgtttggaaGTTTTATGGtaattgttgtgttgtgtgagttTCACAGTTCACGTCTttacttgtgtatgtgtgtcgctgtgtgtgtatctctgtgtgtatctgtctgcgAACATTTAATCAGTTTCATGTAACTTGAGTGAAATAATCCAGAGTTGTAAAACAGCGCCCCAACCAGTCCGTGGTCAGTCAGGGAATCACACTGTTGTTAAACTAGCTTAGTTTTGTAGCTGCGTTAAACAAGCGATTCTCAAAGTTAATACACTAACGTGAAGTCGGTTTAGGAAGTGAGGAGAATGAAGAGTGCAGTTCCTTTAATTACCACAGGGGGCAGCAGGTCCTGGTTTACATGTTTGCGTGTCATCCGTACTCAACTTTTCACTATCTCgtgtttttatgatttacagtgacaacattgatttattgaattaattaaatcttTATTAGATGCTGTAatgtttcccataatgcaccaCTACCCAGAATCCTCTGGGAGTCTAAGATACAGTCAGATCCCATTCTTCATCttcaccctcatcttcatcgaGATCAAACTCATtcacctgaaaaacaaaattacatttgCTCTGGTTGTAAATGTCTGTGCTacatgaaaatgtttgtctAGTCTATAATATTATAATccatatatatagagagagattgtatatatatattcattttgatGTGTTGGTGTTATATTATAGACATATATCATGTATGTTTCACTGACATGAATGACTCCTTCGATGTTCTCAGGTAAAATCTGATCCGACGTCTGTTTCACCTCCACCATCACTTTGCCATTTTctacacacaaacgcacactgaTCATCAATACACATCAATTCATAACTGTCACATTTGaacagtaaaaatatatttcgTTATTAGTAACATTAATAGTAACAGTAATACCCAGTAGAATGAGCAGGACTGTGTTGAATGCCTGAACCAGAGCTTTGTCTCTGACCAACTTCTGGAGTTTACAGCGTTTGAGTAGCAAAACATCTGGGCCTGAACAAAGAGACAACATCTGGATGTTAtatatctctctcacacacacacacacacacacacacacacacacacacacacacacacacacacacacacacacacacacacacacacacacacacacacacacacacacacacacacacacacacacacacacacacacacacacacaccaaatccTAGAGGAAACGCTGGGATACTAACGAGATACAAAAGAATCCTAAATAACATATCCTGAgccaaatgtttaatatttcttaTATTTGTTATAAGAGCCAGAGAGTGCATTTTATGTATTGTTTTGGTTATCtggtttattatatatatatgttttattcatatattgTGGGCTTAGGATAGggtaaaattatatttgtgtagctatttttaattcttattcaaatgtcaaacaaatatTCATGAAGTTAATACATTGCTCATTAAAAGGGTGAATCTCTAATATTCTTAcatcagtgatttaaaatgGTTTCAAGATTACAATAATATCAGCTATCACAATAATTTCTGGGACAACAATTGTGTTATTGTGACAGTTCTACCTTAATATTTCTAATAAATCTCATGAACCAAAGGAAACACTATCTCGATATCTTCCTTCTTGTGTCCAGCTGATGTGAGGTTCACGGTGTTGTGTGTTCCCGTTGTGCGTCGTCACCTGTGCAGGTGAAGCTGTCGTTGAccacagctgctcctctggTTGTGTGTCCGTGATGGGGGAAGTTGAGCTGCAGCAAGCAGCCAAACCTCAggctcctcactcctccctcctcaccacctgctccatcctcctctccttcatcgCTCAGCTCCTCCAACTGAGGAGAGATACCACAGGAAGTCACCTGCCTTCACCCTGACACACGGCTGTGTGAACAAAATGTACTTCTTactgtgatgatgtcataagTCCAGCCATTGAATCCCAGGCAGTGATTGGCCAGTCCCAGGCAGTGGGCGTGACTCAGAGGTcttctgctttcagacaggaagtgaggggtGTGTTTGGAGCTcaacctcacctgaacacaaacaacttTTGATTAGTTTGATAACTGATCGCTTTCTGTCGACCAATCACACACTGCATTTTAGTAGGACAGAACTTTAGAGTCAAGTGACCTTGAGTGGGACGTCCTGGAACAGCAAGCGTCCATCAGTCTGTCGTTGAGCCTTCGACGAATGAGAAGCCGAGAAAAACTTGACAATGGCCGAGAAAGCGGAGGGTTGGAGGGGAGCGTTAGGACGCACCTTCAACAGGTAGAGAGGACCGAAAGACGAGAAGATACCAAATAATCTgtcctgaacacacaaacacacacacaacactaaaCCTCTGCTTGTGAGACTGTGAGGTCAAAAGTCAGATAGGTGTGTGGACTCACATAGATCTGAGCCTCCGTGAGAAGGGACTGAATGTTCCAGACAAACAGAGTCTTATTGTTCTCCACACGAACCACGAACTCCAAGATCTCCACGTCCATCACACTGAAGTAACAACAACCTGCTGAAACCAAATAACACCacaaataacaaaccaacatgTTAACAAACACAATAACCTACATGTTAACCAACATATAACCAACATGTTaacaaacataataaacaaTGTTAACAAACATACTAACCAACATGTTTACAAACATACTAACCAGCATGTTAACAAACACAATAACCGACATAGTTAAAAACATACTAACCATCTTCACCAGCTTCGTCAGCATGTGACACTGATTCATTGACCTGGATTAGTTCACTTTAACCAGATGTAGCAAAAGAAAGTTAAATCAATCCGGTGTAAAAATCACTAATCCGCTAACTAACCTGCTAACTAACCCGCTAACTAACCCGCTAACCAACCCGCTAACTAACCCGCTAACTAACCCGCTAACCAACCCGCTAACTAACCCGCTAACCAACCTGCTAACTAACCCGCTAACCAACCCGCTAACTAACCTGCTAACTAACCTGCTAACTAACCCGCTAACCAACCCGCTAACTAACCCGCTAACCAACCCGCTAACTAACCCGCTAACCAACCCGCTAACTAACCCGCTAACTAACCTGTTAAACCTAAATCGGTTTAAATTTCGTTCGTTTTTTCCCCTCACTTTTTTCGAACAGGATTTCCCATGCGCCGTCTTAGGGCCGGTTCTACTGCAGTGGCCAATCAGAACTCTGCATGAGTGACGACATCGCCAACAGCCCAATCACAGCGTCCCGTAATActcgttcttcttcttcgtaCTGTTTATTAGCGGGAGGCAACTAACGTCTAAGTGGATTAGCGCCCccagtgtttttctgtgtgtgtgtgtgtgtgtgtgtgtgtgtgtgtgtgtgtgtgtgtgtgtgcgttccttcgctttcattttctgtcatgTCACAGGAAGTGAGACCTCAACATAATAAAAGCAGGGACTTTTATCAGATTCAAACTGTTTGAATAATCAAGACTTTTaaataagaatacattttattctgaaagtctGACCGGTTTCACTTTTCTCTGGGGTTTGATTTGCTCGCTTTCGCTTTCCGGTCTGTGatgtgcgccccccccccccaacagaaaCATTAGTCAAGTactataaaataaatacttatagaacaataacacaaatacgAAATACATGAACTTATTTCACTGTTGTTTACATTGATCTAATAAATC harbors:
- the rdm1 gene encoding RAD52 motif-containing protein 1 isoform X2, producing the protein MGNPVRKNELIQVNESVSHADEAGEDGCCYFSVMDVEILEFVVRVENNKTLFVWNIQSLLTEAQIYDRLFGIFSSFGPLYLLKVRPNAPLQPSAFSAIVKFFSASHSSKAQRQTDGRLLFQDVPLKVRLSSKHTPHFLSESRRPLSHAHCLGLANHCLGFNGWTYDIITLEELSDEGEEDGAGGEEGGVRSLRFGCLLQLNFPHHGHTTRGAAVVNDSFTCTGPDVLLLKRCKLQKLVRDKALVQAFNTVLLILLENGKVMVEVKQTSDQILPENIEGVIHVNEFDLDEDEGEDEEWDLTVS
- the rdm1 gene encoding RAD52 motif-containing protein 1 isoform X1; its protein translation is MGNPVRKNELIQVNESVSHADEAGEDAGCCYFSVMDVEILEFVVRVENNKTLFVWNIQSLLTEAQIYDRLFGIFSSFGPLYLLKVRPNAPLQPSAFSAIVKFFSASHSSKAQRQTDGRLLFQDVPLKVRLSSKHTPHFLSESRRPLSHAHCLGLANHCLGFNGWTYDIITLEELSDEGEEDGAGGEEGGVRSLRFGCLLQLNFPHHGHTTRGAAVVNDSFTCTGPDVLLLKRCKLQKLVRDKALVQAFNTVLLILLENGKVMVEVKQTSDQILPENIEGVIHVNEFDLDEDEGEDEEWDLTVS
- the rdm1 gene encoding RAD52 motif-containing protein 1 isoform X3 translates to MDVEILEFVVRVENNKTLFVWNIQSLLTEAQIYDRLFGIFSSFGPLYLLKVRPNAPLQPSAFSAIVKFFSASHSSKAQRQTDGRLLFQDVPLKVRLSSKHTPHFLSESRRPLSHAHCLGLANHCLGFNGWTYDIITLEELSDEGEEDGAGGEEGGVRSLRFGCLLQLNFPHHGHTTRGAAVVNDSFTCTGPDVLLLKRCKLQKLVRDKALVQAFNTVLLILLENGKVMVEVKQTSDQILPENIEGVIHVNEFDLDEDEGEDEEWDLTVS